One window of Chloroflexus aggregans DSM 9485 genomic DNA carries:
- a CDS encoding hydrogenase maturation protease, whose protein sequence is MGHSSRHRCPAIAPYGLVIGYGNPVRGDDYAGQAAAERIRQWRVAGLQVVTKTQLTPELAPLIARSRRVIFLDAAIDRTHVEVRCIEPVRQLTSSHQSDPAALLALARLLYGHAPRAMLVTIPAYDTSLSLTLSPATERAVAYAARLARAYLIRRYWPLRTQAVGAS, encoded by the coding sequence ATGGGACACAGCAGCCGGCACCGATGTCCTGCGATCGCACCGTATGGTCTCGTCATTGGCTACGGGAATCCGGTACGTGGCGACGACTATGCCGGACAGGCAGCCGCCGAACGGATCCGGCAGTGGCGAGTCGCTGGGTTGCAGGTCGTGACCAAAACCCAACTCACGCCAGAATTAGCTCCTCTCATCGCTCGCTCACGGCGGGTAATCTTCCTCGATGCCGCCATTGATCGCACCCACGTCGAGGTACGTTGCATCGAACCGGTAAGGCAACTTACTTCTAGTCATCAGAGTGATCCCGCCGCATTGCTTGCGCTGGCTCGTCTGCTCTATGGTCACGCACCACGAGCGATGCTGGTAACGATTCCGGCTTATGACACTTCTTTGAGTCTAACGCTTAGTCCCGCTACAGAACGAGCTGTCGCGTATGCAGCTCGGTTGGCGCGAGCTTATTTGATACGACGTTACTGGCCATTGCGAACGCAAGCGGTGGGCGCATCGTAG
- a CDS encoding Ni/Fe hydrogenase subunit alpha, with product MGQRIVIDPVTRIEGHAKISIHLDDNGNVAETRFHVTEFRGFERFCIGRPFWEMPGITARICGICPVSHLLASARTGDALLAVQIPPAAEKLRRLMNLGQIIQSHSLSFFHLSGPDLMLGFDSEPTQRNIFGLIAAEPDVARKGIRLRQFGQEVIELLGGRKIHPAWAVPGGVRSGLTESSRDRIRSAVPEMLTIALDAMARLKRLTEQYQREVTTFGVFPSLYLGMVGPGGRWMHYGGKLRIIDHTGKMLIDDLDPIDYRDVIGEAVEPWSYLKFPYIRAFGYPQGMYRVGPLARLNVCASIGTPRADAELQELREQVGPVIEGSFYYHHARLIEIIAALEHIEMLIEDDDLLSPNLRADAGVNRYEAVGVSEAPRGTLFHHYRVDEKGLITDVNLIIATGQNNLAINRTVGQIAQNYICNGQFDEGILNRIEAGVRAYDPCLSCSTHAIGQMAMEVELYDSHGTLVGRLSR from the coding sequence ATGGGCCAACGGATTGTGATCGATCCGGTCACACGGATCGAAGGGCATGCCAAAATCAGCATTCACCTCGACGACAACGGTAATGTCGCCGAGACACGCTTTCACGTTACCGAGTTTCGCGGTTTTGAACGATTCTGCATTGGGCGGCCCTTTTGGGAGATGCCCGGTATTACTGCGCGGATCTGTGGTATCTGTCCGGTGAGCCACCTCCTTGCCTCGGCCCGTACCGGCGATGCCTTACTGGCAGTGCAGATCCCTCCGGCTGCAGAAAAACTCCGCCGCCTGATGAATCTCGGTCAGATAATTCAATCGCATTCACTCAGTTTCTTTCACTTGAGTGGTCCTGATCTCATGCTCGGCTTTGACAGTGAGCCGACACAGCGCAACATTTTTGGCTTGATCGCCGCCGAGCCAGACGTTGCCCGGAAGGGGATCCGTTTACGTCAGTTTGGTCAAGAGGTGATTGAGCTGCTCGGTGGACGTAAAATCCACCCGGCGTGGGCAGTACCGGGCGGAGTCCGTAGTGGCCTTACCGAGAGTAGTCGCGACCGAATTCGGTCTGCCGTACCCGAAATGCTGACGATTGCCCTCGATGCGATGGCTCGCCTCAAACGGCTCACCGAGCAATACCAACGTGAAGTTACAACCTTCGGTGTCTTCCCCAGCTTATACCTCGGCATGGTTGGGCCTGGTGGCCGCTGGATGCATTATGGCGGTAAACTGCGAATTATTGACCATACCGGCAAAATGTTGATCGACGATCTCGATCCGATTGACTACCGCGACGTGATTGGCGAAGCGGTTGAGCCATGGAGCTATCTGAAGTTTCCCTACATTCGTGCATTCGGTTATCCACAGGGTATGTACCGAGTTGGACCGCTCGCACGGCTTAACGTATGTGCGTCAATAGGTACACCGCGAGCCGACGCTGAACTACAGGAACTTCGTGAACAGGTCGGACCGGTGATCGAAGGGAGTTTCTACTACCATCATGCCCGGCTCATCGAGATCATCGCTGCCCTTGAACACATCGAAATGCTGATCGAAGATGATGATCTCCTTTCACCTAACCTTCGCGCCGACGCTGGGGTCAATCGTTACGAGGCGGTTGGAGTAAGTGAAGCACCTCGCGGTACGCTCTTCCATCACTATCGGGTTGATGAGAAGGGGTTGATTACTGACGTTAATCTCATTATTGCCACCGGTCAAAATAATCTGGCGATAAACCGCACAGTTGGTCAGATCGCCCAAAACTACATTTGCAACGGTCAGTTTGATGAAGGCATTCTCAACCGGATCGAAGCAGGTGTACGTGCGTATGATCCATGCTTAAGTTGTTCGACGCACGCTATCGGACAGATGGCGATGGAAGTTGAGCTATACGATTCGCACGGCACACTGGTGGGTCGGCTCAGTCGTTGA
- a CDS encoding NADH-quinone oxidoreductase subunit B family protein, translated as MSRIRIATIWLGGCSGCHMSLLDLDEWLIELAAQADLVYSPIADVKRFPSHVDVTLIEGAIANNEHLELAHIARRNSKIIVSFGDCAVSGNVTALRNPLGSPEQLLQQVYIEHSDPRGKIPHEPGIVPVLLDKVMPVHQVIPVDYYLSGCPPSAPRIRALLEALLTGRKPEVDIRFG; from the coding sequence ATGAGCCGAATACGTATTGCGACCATCTGGTTAGGTGGCTGTTCGGGCTGTCATATGTCATTGCTCGATCTCGATGAATGGCTGATTGAGCTAGCAGCCCAGGCCGATCTTGTGTACAGTCCGATCGCCGATGTCAAACGATTTCCGTCTCATGTTGATGTCACGTTGATCGAGGGAGCCATCGCCAATAACGAACACCTCGAACTGGCGCATATTGCCCGCCGTAACAGTAAGATTATCGTCTCTTTCGGTGATTGCGCTGTGAGCGGGAATGTTACTGCGCTGCGTAATCCGCTTGGTTCCCCCGAACAGCTTCTACAACAGGTCTACATCGAACATAGCGACCCACGCGGGAAGATACCTCACGAGCCGGGTATTGTGCCGGTGCTCCTCGATAAGGTGATGCCGGTTCATCAGGTCATCCCCGTGGACTATTATCTGAGCGGCTGCCCACCATCGGCCCCCCGGATTCGTGCCTTACTCGAGGCGTTGCTCACAGGCCGCAAACCGGAAGTTGATATTCGATTTGGATAG
- the hoxU gene encoding bidirectional hydrogenase complex protein HoxU, with amino-acid sequence MAAKTLTIDGHLVSARPGETLLAAIREAGITIPTLCHLDGLSDVGACRLCLVEIEGQRRLQPACMTMVSEGMVVHTNTSRLQMYRRQIIELLFAERNHVCAVCVASGNCELQRLAAMVGMDHVRYDYLSPNCPVDISHPRFGIDHNRCVLCTRCVRACDEIEGVHTWDVAGRGADSRVITDLNQPWGTSTTCTSCGKCQLACPTGAIFPRGVTVGERPHASERIALIVEARKQRW; translated from the coding sequence ATGGCAGCTAAGACGCTCACGATTGATGGTCATCTGGTATCGGCGCGCCCTGGTGAAACCCTGCTCGCAGCTATCCGTGAGGCAGGGATCACCATCCCGACCCTCTGCCACCTCGATGGATTGTCAGACGTCGGTGCCTGCCGACTCTGCTTAGTTGAGATTGAAGGTCAGCGTCGGTTGCAACCGGCCTGCATGACGATGGTCAGCGAAGGGATGGTCGTCCATACCAACACGTCCCGCCTGCAAATGTACCGACGCCAGATCATCGAACTCCTCTTTGCCGAACGCAATCACGTCTGCGCAGTGTGTGTTGCCAGCGGCAATTGCGAATTGCAACGATTGGCCGCTATGGTCGGTATGGATCATGTGCGCTACGATTACCTCTCACCCAACTGTCCGGTTGACATCTCACACCCGCGCTTTGGCATCGATCATAACCGCTGCGTACTCTGTACACGCTGTGTACGCGCCTGCGACGAGATCGAAGGCGTCCATACGTGGGATGTAGCGGGGCGGGGCGCTGATTCGCGAGTTATCACCGATCTAAATCAGCCGTGGGGAACATCTACGACCTGCACGAGTTGCGGTAAGTGCCAGTTGGCCTGTCCAACCGGGGCTATTTTCCCGCGTGGTGTCACTGTTGGTGAACGTCCACACGCCAGCGAACGAATCGCGTTGATAGTTGAAGCACGCAAACAGCGCTGGTAA
- a CDS encoding NuoF family protein — translation MDLHELETIAEREQNHYTRQRILCCAAAGCQASGSLEIKRRLETVLTATGKLAEVDVIPVGCMGLCGHGPLLRIEPSGEMFEHVTPADAEDLVAALDGGPCTVPRCDRNAPFFTRQLPIVLRHCGRINPERIEDYIAVGGYRTLYHVIHEMTPAEVINVITRSGLRGRGGAGYPTGLKWATVAKSPGERKFVICNADEGDPGAFMDRSVLESDPHLVLEGMAIAAYAVGAEQGFIYVRGEYPLAIDRLQKAIVQARRLGLLGAQIFESGFNFRIDIRVGAGAFVCGEETALIASIEGRRGQPRPRPPYPAESGLWGMPTLINNVETFANITAIIENGPEWFANIGTEKSKGTKIFALTGKIRNTGLIEVPMGITLREIVEEIGGGTPDGSPVKAVQTGGPSGGCIPASLFDTPVDYESLAAVGSIMGSGGMVVMDEHTNMVDVARFYMEFCKEESCGKCIPCRVGTVQLFNMLTKVRNGQAKGSDLVKIEELCELMRETSLCGLGQSAPNPVLSTLHYFRHEYEQLIGAEGDYGS, via the coding sequence ATGGATCTTCACGAACTTGAAACCATCGCCGAACGGGAACAAAATCATTACACCCGACAGCGTATTCTTTGTTGCGCTGCTGCCGGCTGTCAGGCCTCTGGATCACTCGAAATCAAACGCCGGCTCGAAACAGTTTTGACAGCAACCGGTAAGCTGGCCGAAGTTGATGTCATCCCGGTTGGCTGCATGGGGTTGTGTGGTCACGGTCCGTTACTACGTATCGAACCTAGCGGTGAAATGTTCGAGCACGTCACTCCGGCTGACGCTGAAGATTTGGTTGCAGCGCTTGACGGTGGTCCTTGCACAGTACCACGCTGTGATCGAAACGCCCCCTTCTTTACCCGCCAACTACCCATCGTACTCCGTCACTGCGGCCGGATCAATCCCGAACGGATCGAAGACTACATCGCCGTGGGTGGTTACCGCACGCTCTACCACGTGATTCACGAAATGACACCGGCTGAGGTAATCAACGTTATCACCCGTAGCGGCCTCCGTGGACGTGGTGGTGCCGGTTATCCGACCGGTCTCAAATGGGCGACCGTGGCGAAAAGCCCCGGCGAACGCAAATTTGTGATCTGCAATGCCGATGAGGGCGACCCAGGTGCGTTTATGGATCGTAGTGTCCTTGAGAGCGATCCACACTTGGTGTTGGAAGGAATGGCGATTGCAGCCTATGCGGTTGGCGCCGAACAAGGTTTTATCTATGTACGCGGTGAGTACCCATTGGCAATCGACCGCTTGCAAAAAGCGATTGTGCAAGCACGCCGGCTCGGTCTGCTCGGCGCTCAGATTTTTGAGAGCGGTTTTAATTTTCGCATTGACATTCGCGTTGGGGCCGGGGCGTTTGTCTGTGGCGAAGAAACGGCATTGATCGCATCGATTGAAGGTCGCCGTGGTCAACCACGACCGCGTCCGCCCTACCCTGCTGAAAGTGGCCTATGGGGCATGCCAACGCTGATCAACAACGTCGAGACGTTTGCTAACATCACAGCCATTATCGAAAACGGACCTGAATGGTTTGCCAACATTGGTACTGAGAAGAGTAAAGGGACGAAGATTTTTGCCCTCACCGGCAAGATCCGCAACACCGGCCTCATCGAAGTGCCGATGGGCATCACGCTGCGTGAAATCGTGGAAGAGATAGGCGGCGGCACACCAGATGGCTCCCCGGTAAAGGCGGTACAGACCGGTGGCCCGTCTGGCGGGTGTATCCCGGCCAGTCTGTTCGATACGCCGGTTGACTACGAATCACTCGCCGCTGTTGGCTCCATTATGGGATCGGGCGGTATGGTGGTTATGGATGAACACACCAATATGGTCGATGTTGCCCGCTTCTACATGGAGTTTTGTAAAGAAGAGTCGTGCGGTAAATGTATTCCTTGCCGCGTAGGGACGGTTCAGCTCTTCAATATGTTGACGAAGGTCCGTAACGGTCAGGCGAAAGGGAGTGATCTGGTCAAGATCGAAGAGTTATGTGAACTAATGCGCGAGACCAGCCTCTGTGGCCTGGGGCAATCGGCACCCAACCCGGTGCTCAGTACCTTACACTACTTCCGACACGAATACGAACAGTTGATCGGTGCGGAGGGCGATTATGGCAGCTAA
- the hoxE gene encoding bidirectional hydrogenase complex protein HoxE yields MTTPAPKADVDREMRPAGDNRRKILEATMKRFQYQGNALIEVLHKAQELYGFLSPELLSEIAQRLHLPPSRVYGVATFYHFFSLAPQGRHSCTVCLGTACYVRGAAILLRELETLSGIKAGHTSPDGQLSLLTARCLGACGIAPAVVLDGEVIGHADRSDLTTRIRSLLGREE; encoded by the coding sequence ATGACGACACCTGCACCGAAGGCCGATGTTGACCGTGAAATGCGCCCTGCCGGCGATAACCGCCGCAAGATCCTTGAGGCGACGATGAAGCGTTTCCAGTACCAGGGAAACGCATTGATCGAAGTTCTGCACAAAGCCCAGGAACTCTACGGTTTTCTGTCACCAGAATTACTCAGCGAGATAGCCCAACGTCTCCATTTGCCGCCAAGCCGAGTATACGGTGTCGCAACCTTCTATCATTTCTTTTCCTTGGCCCCTCAAGGTCGACATAGCTGCACCGTCTGTCTTGGCACTGCCTGCTACGTGCGCGGCGCTGCCATCTTGCTGCGCGAACTCGAAACACTAAGCGGGATCAAGGCAGGCCACACCAGCCCTGATGGGCAGTTATCCTTACTTACTGCGCGCTGCCTCGGCGCATGTGGCATTGCACCGGCAGTCGTCCTCGATGGTGAAGTTATCGGGCACGCCGACCGCTCAGATCTGACAACACGGATTCGGTCGTTGCTTGGCCGTGAGGAGTAG
- a CDS encoding sodium-translocating pyrophosphatase: protein MQDLNAVQSLAVWAVLVVSLLGIGYAFFIRSQILAQDTGTPKMREVWGFIKTGANAYLSQQFRTISILIVILTFVLAASVFIIPPTTEAVERFGSEEAATLWVAIGRAVAFLMGSLFSYAVGYVGMNVAVEGNVRVAAASRKGYNPALQVAYKSGSVTGMLTVGLGLLGGTLIFMVFGIAAPDALLGFGFGGSLIALFMRVGGGIYTKAADVGADLVGKVEAGIPEDDPRNAAVIADLVGDNVGDCAGMAADVFESFEVTLVSALILGLVLGDAVVGTIGDGAYDLRFIIFPLVLRAIGVVASVIGNLFVTTDERKRNAMAAMNRGFYIAAGLAIAASAAATPIFMVDEATGIVDWRPFFATLSGVVLAVVLDKLTEYFTSTHFSPVKETSKASQTGSATNILSGLALGMESSVWAILVISASIFTSVLIYSGEPAATQFTAILYGVSLTGIGMLLLTGNTISMDSFGPISDNANGIGEMAGLDKNARNVMDDLDAVGNTTKAVTKGIAIGSAVIAAVALYGSYFTDVNKVLQQMIAKGEQGIELLSSINVAAPTVFIGLLIGGAVPFLFSSLTIRAVSRAAAQIVNEVRRQFRIPGLMEGKVQPDYARAVQISTTAAQKELISLGLIAVLVPIIVGFTLGVEALGGFLAGIILTGQLMAVFQANAGGAWDNAKKYIEEGNFGGKHSEPHKAAVVGDTVGDPLKDTAGPALNPMIKVINLVALIIAPIVVTIKPGSPGVIVAMILCVAALIWAIWQSKRESETLKEIAQAPASAD, encoded by the coding sequence ATGCAGGATCTGAACGCCGTCCAAAGTCTTGCGGTCTGGGCCGTCCTCGTCGTCTCGCTACTTGGTATCGGGTACGCCTTCTTCATTCGCAGCCAAATCCTTGCGCAGGATACCGGTACGCCGAAAATGCGCGAAGTCTGGGGATTTATCAAGACCGGCGCGAACGCTTATCTGAGCCAACAATTCCGTACAATCTCTATCCTCATCGTCATTCTCACCTTTGTCCTGGCAGCAAGTGTGTTCATCATCCCCCCCACAACCGAAGCGGTTGAGCGGTTCGGCAGTGAAGAGGCAGCTACTCTTTGGGTAGCGATCGGACGAGCAGTGGCCTTTCTCATGGGGTCGCTGTTCAGTTATGCTGTCGGCTACGTCGGGATGAACGTGGCCGTTGAAGGGAATGTGCGCGTTGCCGCGGCTTCACGCAAAGGGTATAACCCGGCCCTTCAGGTCGCGTACAAATCCGGCTCGGTGACCGGGATGCTTACCGTGGGCCTCGGCCTACTCGGTGGTACCCTGATCTTTATGGTCTTCGGGATTGCTGCACCCGACGCCCTGCTCGGCTTTGGCTTCGGTGGTTCGCTCATCGCACTCTTCATGCGCGTCGGTGGCGGTATCTACACCAAAGCGGCTGACGTCGGCGCCGACCTTGTCGGCAAGGTTGAGGCCGGCATCCCTGAAGACGACCCGCGCAATGCAGCCGTAATCGCCGATCTGGTCGGTGATAACGTTGGTGACTGCGCCGGTATGGCGGCTGACGTTTTTGAGAGTTTTGAAGTGACGCTGGTGTCGGCGTTGATCCTCGGCCTGGTGCTGGGTGATGCGGTTGTGGGGACCATCGGTGACGGGGCGTATGATCTGCGCTTCATCATCTTCCCGCTGGTGCTCCGCGCGATTGGCGTGGTTGCCTCGGTCATCGGCAATCTGTTCGTCACCACCGATGAACGTAAGCGCAATGCAATGGCAGCGATGAACCGTGGCTTCTACATTGCTGCCGGTTTGGCTATTGCGGCCAGCGCTGCGGCAACTCCCATCTTTATGGTTGACGAAGCAACCGGTATCGTCGACTGGCGACCGTTCTTTGCCACCCTCTCCGGTGTGGTCCTGGCCGTCGTTCTCGACAAGCTGACCGAATACTTTACCAGCACCCACTTCAGCCCGGTGAAAGAAACCTCAAAGGCTTCACAAACCGGGTCGGCGACGAATATCTTGTCGGGCTTGGCGCTCGGTATGGAGAGCAGCGTCTGGGCAATTCTCGTCATCTCGGCCTCGATCTTTACGTCGGTGTTGATCTACTCCGGTGAACCGGCGGCTACCCAGTTTACGGCGATTCTCTACGGGGTTTCGTTGACCGGTATCGGTATGTTGCTGCTAACCGGTAATACGATTTCGATGGACAGCTTCGGCCCCATCTCCGACAACGCTAACGGGATCGGCGAAATGGCCGGGCTTGATAAGAATGCGCGCAACGTGATGGATGACCTCGACGCGGTGGGCAATACGACAAAGGCGGTCACGAAGGGGATTGCAATTGGCTCGGCTGTTATCGCGGCAGTAGCGCTCTATGGCTCTTATTTCACCGATGTCAATAAGGTGTTACAGCAAATGATCGCCAAGGGCGAGCAGGGTATCGAGCTGCTCTCGTCGATTAACGTCGCTGCCCCTACCGTGTTCATCGGTCTCCTCATTGGTGGTGCGGTACCCTTCCTCTTCTCCTCGCTGACCATCCGCGCCGTATCGCGGGCCGCAGCACAGATCGTCAACGAAGTGCGGCGGCAGTTCCGTATCCCCGGTTTGATGGAGGGCAAGGTACAGCCCGATTACGCGCGTGCTGTTCAGATTTCTACGACGGCAGCGCAGAAAGAGCTGATCAGCCTTGGCCTGATTGCCGTGTTGGTGCCGATTATCGTCGGCTTTACGCTCGGTGTCGAGGCGTTGGGTGGTTTTCTCGCCGGGATCATCCTCACCGGCCAATTGATGGCAGTGTTCCAAGCAAATGCCGGTGGCGCCTGGGATAACGCCAAGAAGTACATCGAGGAAGGTAATTTTGGCGGCAAACACAGCGAACCGCATAAAGCGGCTGTAGTTGGCGATACCGTCGGTGATCCGCTTAAGGATACTGCCGGCCCTGCTTTGAACCCGATGATTAAGGTGATCAATCTGGTGGCACTGATCATTGCGCCGATTGTGGTGACGATCAAACCCGGTAGTCCGGGCGTGATTGTCGCGATGATTCTCTGTGTCGCCGCGCTGATCTGGGCAATCTGGCAGAGCAAGCGTGAAAGCGAGACGCTTAAAGAGATCGCTCAAGCACCGGCATCGGCCGATTAG
- a CDS encoding STAS domain-containing protein: MTSIFTDLQDFILNRRTEILAELARRVQEQSEGYANLEREDMLSTMSTTIEELAEAIGTQDLASFLAHAEAVGEMRALGGLSLNDVLVAINNFRALTWEALEAFAAQRSDCTIATVRLVADLLAYFQRAMVNSFDVTYRGLYHQLRDQHEQITSQQQTIRELSTPILPLYEGILVLPLVGAIDSFRAGQIMERLLTAIAERQSDIVIIDITGVPVIDTAVANYLLQTARAAQLIGAQVILVGIGPEIAQTMVQLGVDLHSILIGAHLQNGIELAFKQLGRVIKPVMTTETSAR, encoded by the coding sequence ATGACCAGTATTTTTACCGATCTACAAGACTTTATCCTCAATCGCCGCACAGAGATACTTGCTGAATTGGCGCGGCGTGTGCAGGAACAGAGTGAGGGATACGCTAACCTCGAGCGAGAGGATATGCTGAGCACGATGAGCACAACCATCGAGGAGTTGGCTGAAGCCATCGGCACCCAAGATCTCGCATCATTTTTAGCCCACGCCGAAGCCGTGGGGGAGATGCGTGCCCTCGGCGGTCTCTCCCTGAATGATGTGCTAGTGGCAATAAACAATTTTCGCGCATTGACGTGGGAAGCGCTGGAAGCTTTTGCTGCTCAACGATCTGATTGCACCATTGCTACGGTGCGCCTGGTGGCGGATCTGTTAGCGTATTTTCAGCGAGCGATGGTGAACAGCTTTGACGTGACGTACCGAGGATTGTACCATCAGCTTCGCGATCAACACGAACAGATCACATCACAACAACAGACCATCCGCGAGCTGAGTACACCTATCTTGCCGCTGTACGAAGGCATTTTGGTCCTACCGCTGGTCGGCGCTATCGATAGCTTTCGCGCCGGCCAGATCATGGAACGCTTATTGACCGCCATCGCCGAACGCCAATCGGATATCGTCATCATCGATATTACCGGCGTACCCGTCATCGATACCGCCGTCGCCAATTACCTCTTGCAGACGGCACGCGCCGCCCAATTGATCGGCGCACAGGTCATTCTGGTCGGGATCGGCCCGGAAATTGCCCAAACCATGGTCCAGCTCGGCGTCGATTTACACAGTATTCTCATCGGTGCTCATCTGCAAAACGGTATTGAACTGGCGTTTAAACAACTTGGGCGGGTGATTAAGCCGGTGATGACAACCGAAACGAGCGCTCGGTGA
- a CDS encoding STAS domain-containing protein: MPKILADIAAFNEARLPTIAEIFTDRLRAQQANYAAMDRAALLQAVTTSLQTLWHAVATEDVQPFLAHARAIGEARAASGFIAGDMFAALNELRHVAWDTIEAYDRDRKVVTVSHVRRVEDILQAFGQTLLTSFSQVYREVQAQIHDQADRIAAQQQTIRELSTPILPLYEGILVLPLVGAIDSFRAGQIMERLLTAIAERQSDIVIIDITGVPVIDTAVANYLLQTARAAQLIGTQVILVGIGPEIAQTMVQLGVDLSNIIIGASLQNGLELALSRIGRAIKPSMERYLI; this comes from the coding sequence ATGCCAAAGATTCTTGCCGACATCGCTGCCTTCAATGAAGCACGGCTCCCCACTATCGCCGAAATCTTCACCGACCGCCTGCGCGCTCAACAGGCAAACTATGCCGCTATGGATCGGGCGGCCCTGTTGCAGGCGGTGACGACATCATTACAAACCCTATGGCATGCCGTCGCTACCGAAGATGTACAGCCCTTTCTTGCCCACGCTCGTGCTATAGGGGAAGCACGGGCAGCGAGCGGTTTTATTGCCGGTGACATGTTCGCCGCTCTTAATGAACTGCGACATGTCGCTTGGGATACGATAGAAGCGTATGACCGCGATCGTAAGGTCGTTACCGTCTCGCACGTTCGGCGGGTGGAAGATATCCTGCAAGCCTTTGGACAGACTTTGCTTACTAGCTTTAGCCAGGTCTACCGTGAAGTGCAAGCACAAATCCACGATCAGGCTGACCGGATTGCGGCTCAACAACAGACCATCCGCGAGCTGAGTACACCTATCTTGCCGCTGTACGAAGGCATTTTAGTTCTACCGCTGGTCGGCGCTATCGATAGCTTTCGCGCCGGCCAGATCATGGAACGCTTATTGACCGCCATCGCCGAACGCCAATCGGATATCGTCATCATCGATATTACCGGCGTACCCGTCATCGATACCGCCGTCGCCAATTACCTCTTGCAGACGGCACGCGCCGCCCAATTGATCGGCACACAGGTCATTCTGGTCGGGATCGGCCCGGAAATTGCCCAAACCATGGTCCAGCTCGGCGTCGATTTAAGTAACATTATCATCGGAGCAAGTTTACAAAACGGTCTTGAATTAGCGCTGAGCCGCATTGGACGGGCAATTAAGCCATCGATGGAAAGGTATCTAATCTAA
- a CDS encoding STAS domain-containing protein yields MSTTLTDLATFIRERLPQTRERLRQAVQADSSGYAAIPAHELSPALQRSVETICALFGENDSGPVNEWAPQIGERRARMGLSLDDMMIVVNRIREFCWQELDAFGSDRVSLDDVRRFEDAIHEFNRLLLLGYSQAMLSLQKELRDQAEQIEAQQKTIRELSTPILPLYEGILVLPLVGAIDSFRAGQIMERLLTAIAERQSDIVIIDITGVPVIDTAVANYLLQTARAAQLIGAQVILVGIGPEIAQTIVQLGVDLRGIRIGANLQAGIELALQQLGYAIR; encoded by the coding sequence ATGAGCACCACTCTAACCGATCTCGCTACGTTCATTCGCGAGCGCTTACCGCAAACACGAGAGCGCTTGCGCCAAGCTGTCCAGGCCGATAGCAGTGGCTATGCAGCTATTCCTGCCCACGAATTAAGCCCAGCCCTGCAACGTTCGGTTGAGACGATCTGCGCGCTTTTCGGTGAGAATGATAGTGGGCCGGTCAACGAATGGGCACCGCAGATTGGCGAACGTCGTGCCCGAATGGGCCTCTCCCTCGACGACATGATGATCGTTGTAAACCGCATCCGTGAGTTTTGCTGGCAAGAACTCGATGCCTTTGGCAGCGATCGGGTATCACTTGATGATGTGCGCCGGTTTGAGGATGCGATTCACGAGTTCAATCGCCTTTTACTGCTCGGTTATAGTCAGGCGATGCTGTCACTCCAAAAAGAATTACGCGATCAGGCCGAGCAGATCGAAGCCCAACAAAAGACCATCCGCGAGCTGAGTACACCTATCTTGCCGCTGTACGAAGGCATTTTAGTTCTACCGCTGGTCGGCGCTATCGATAGCTTTCGCGCCGGCCAGATCATGGAACGCTTATTGACCGCCATCGCCGAACGCCAATCGGATATCGTCATCATCGATATTACCGGCGTACCCGTCATCGATACCGCCGTCGCCAATTACCTCTTGCAGACGGCACGCGCCGCCCAATTGATCGGCGCACAGGTCATTCTGGTCGGGATCGGCCCGGAAATTGCCCAAACTATTGTCCAGCTCGGCGTCGATCTACGCGGGATTCGGATTGGTGCTAACTTGCAAGCCGGGATCGAGTTGGCGTTACAGCAATTAGGGTATGCAATACGCTGA